From a single Cygnus atratus isolate AKBS03 ecotype Queensland, Australia chromosome 10, CAtr_DNAZoo_HiC_assembly, whole genome shotgun sequence genomic region:
- the SSUH2 gene encoding protein SSUH2 homolog translates to MGAGTAGPAPHPRPRWAAPGSPPVRAAAASGGARLRPLLSGDTAPARPQHSRRASTAWWGRPEHPKAKPVAPPLGLQGELGQQRIRPPFPQPSVPPLTEAAARRALLRFVAARRCYGSRAAAELVIRELRPHVTYRYRLETFSESRLSEWAFEPFTKPGASRPPGDIPPDLWDVEVGVPPLFQGQTRRCRVPRSALVRECHRCHGRGRSQCGACHGAGRARCVTCRGSRRRLKQQRCQLCSGTGRSRCSTCSGRGSKTCTTCQGEKKLRHFRQLVITWRNNVFEFVSEHHPNFPGELLSKVSGENIFKDENVVVYPIVDFPEPAISRASRRAIAEHSAAFASSSRILRQRQTVERIPITEVHYQYSGKPYLYYIYGLENKVYALDYPERCCCGCNIV, encoded by the exons ATGGGTGCGGGCACGGCGGGGCCCGCACCGCACCCCCGGCCTCGTTGGGCAGCCCCTGGAAGCCCCCCGGTGcgcgctgctgcagcctcagggGGGGCTCGGCTCCGGCCCCTGCTGAGCGGGGACACGGCCCCAGCACGGCCCCAGCACAGCCGCAGGGCCAGCACCGCGTGGTGGGGACGCCCGGAGCATCCCA AAGCCAAGCCAGTGGCACCACCTCTGGGCCTGCAGGGTGAGCTCGGGCAGCAGAGGATCCGCCCCCCCTTCCCGCAGCCCAG CGTCCCCCCGCTGACGGAGGCGGCGGCCAGGAGAGCCCTGCTGCGCTTCGTGGCCGCCAGGCGCTGCTACGGGAGCAGAGCGGCGGCGGAGCTGGTCATCCGGGAGCTGCGCCCGCACGTCACCTACCGG taTCGACTGGAGACTTTCAGTGAATCACGGTTAAGCGAGTGGGCATTTGAGCCCTTCACCA AGCCCGGAGCATCCAGACCCCCTGGGGACATCCCCCCAGACCTCTGGGACGTGGAGGTCGGGGTCCCCCCGCTCTTCCAGGGCCAGACACGGCGCTGCCGGGTGCCCCGCTCAGCGCTGGTCAGG GAGTGTCACAGGTGCCACGGTCGTGGCCGATCACAGTGCGGCGCGTGCCACGGTGCGGGCCGG GCGAGGTGCGTGACGTGCAGGGGGTCCCGGCGGAGGCTAAAGCAGCAGaggtgccagctctgctccgGCACGGGCCGCAGCAG GTGCAGTACCTGTTCCGGCCGGGGCAGCAAGACGTGCACAACATgccaaggagagaaaaagctcCGGCACTTCAGGCAGCTGGTGATAACCTG GAGGAACAATgtttttgaatttgtttctgaGCATCACCCGAACTTCCCAggggagctgctcagcaaagtCAGTGGCGAGAATATATTCAAAGATGAAAACGTGGTG GTGTACCCCATCGTTGACTTCCCTGAGCCCGCCATCTCCCGGGCCTCGCGGCGCGCCATCGCCGAGCACAGCGCGGCGTTTGCCAGCTCCTCCCGCATCCTGCGGCAG CGTCAAACTGTCGAGCGAATCCCCAT